A genome region from Anastrepha obliqua isolate idAnaObli1 chromosome 4, idAnaObli1_1.0, whole genome shotgun sequence includes the following:
- the LOC129244133 gene encoding serine-rich adhesin for platelets-like, whose translation MELCKFFALSVCMITLVVINSTHLSAKWVDNICFSHVKQKLESAQIRNEIQISKCGGNDRDCLKNAENEYILAKLEINREYKYCIIAECDKVTSTFDMQTVDTRLKREYCKQFLTTGNRRKRCFGNINTFSDTYEEFSHDSSISATDEDDSSVIETSNSESSDHDEDSSSGEDESSSLSIEESSFDSSGAATYLDKSSSMEISDYKSIDDDEDSSSGKDKSSSFSNEELSLESSGAESDDDKSSSMEISDSKSIDDDEDSSSLGEDKSSSFSNEELSLESSGAESDVDRSSSMEISDYKSIDDDEDSCSEELSLKSSSADTDVDKSSSMETAKSGFIDDDEHPFSNESESSDNGEIEYYTKEDSSMFLAGNSSEFSNETNERSYEEKYLESSAAQTVEENSEPISTSESSELESKEDDSLHQNEYYESQSSGTILGSSFETTIASTVATDYESPSSSVGNAETTNTLSTISEATTLSETSKSSETKIGSSSETTILPTTATATDSESPSSSIANAETTNTLSTISEATTLSETSKSSEATTGSSSETTILPTTATATDSESPSSSIANAETALSETSKSSEATIGSSSETTILSTAATPTLTETSQLSEAATGSSSATTILPTTATESQSPSSSIANAETTLSETSKSSEATIGSSSETTILPTTPTDSESPSSSIGNAETTNSLSTISEATSLSETSKSSEAATGSSSETTILPTTATESQSPSSSIANAETTLSETSKSSEATIGSTSKTTILPTTATATDSESPSSSIGNAETTNTLSTISEATTLSETSKSSEATTGSSSETTILPTTATATDSESPSSSIANAETALSETSKSSEATIGSSSETTILPTTATATDSESPSSSIGNAETTTSLSTISEATTLSETSKSSEAKIGSSSETTILPTTATATDSESPSSSIGNAETTNTLSTISEATTLSETSKSSEATIGSSSETTILPTTATEAESPSSSIGHAETTLSETSKSPEATIGSSSETTILPTTATDSESSSSSIENAETTNLLSTISEATSLSETSKSSEATIGSSSETTILPTTPTDSESSSSSIENEETTNTLSTISEATSLSETSKSSEATIGSSSETTILSTAATSTSTETSHLSEATTGSSSETTILPTTATATDSESPSSSIGNTETTNSLSTISEATSLSETSKSSEATIGTFSETTILPTTPTDSESPSSSIENEETTNTLSTISEATTLSETSKSSEATIGSSSETTILPTTATATESESPKSSIGNTETTNSLSTISEATTLSETSKSSEAKIGSSSETTILPTTATDSESPSSSSANAETITSSSTISEETTLSETSKSSEATIGTFSETTILPTTPTATVSESPSSSIGNAETTNSLSTISEATSLSETSKSSEATIGTFSETTILPTTPTDSESPSSSIGNAETTNTLSTISEATTLSETSKSSGATIGSSSETTILPTTPTDSESPSSSIANAETITSSSTISEATTLSETSKSSEGATGSSSETTILPTTATESESPSSSIAYAETTLSETSKSSEAKIGSSSETTILPTTPTDSESPSSSIGNAETTNILSTISEATSLSETSKSSQATIGTFSETTILPTTPTDSESPSSSIGNAATTNTLSTISEATTLSETSKSSEATTGSSSETTILPTTATESQSPSSSIANAETTLSETSKSSEATIGSTSKTTILPTTATATDSESPSSSIGNAETTNTLSTISEATTLSETSKSSEATTGSSSETTILPTTATATDSESPSSSIANAETALSETSKSSEATIGSSSETTILPTTATATDSESPSSSIGNAETTTSLSTISEATTLSETSKSSEAKIGSSSETTILPTTATATDSESPSSSIGNAETTNTLSTISEATTLSETSKSSEATIGSSSETTILPTTATEAESPSSSIGHAETTLSETSKSPEATIGSSSETTILPTTATDSESSSSSIENAETTNLLSTISEATSLSETSKSSEATIGSSSETTILPTTPTDSESSSSSIENEETTNTLSTISEATSLSETSKSSEATIGSSSETTILSTAATSTSTETSHLSEATTGSSSETTILPTTATATDSESPSSSIGNTETTNSLSTISEATSLSETSKSSEATIGTFSETTILPTTPTDSESPSSSIENEETTNTLSTISEATTLSETSKSSEATIGSSSETTILPTTATATESESPKSSIGNTETTNSLSTISEATTLSETSKSSEAKIGSSSETTILPTTATATDAESPSSSIGNAETTTSSSTISEATSLSETSKSSEATIGSSSETTILPKTATATDSESPSSSIANTETTNSLSTISEATTLSEISKSSEATIGSSSETTIPLTTATDYESPSSSIENAETTNSLSTISEAITLPETSKSSEATIGSFFEITILPTTDTDFESPSSSIANAEIIISSSTISEATTLSETSKSSEATIGSSSETTILPTTATDSESPSSSSANAETITSSSTISEETTLSETSKSSEATIGTFSETTILPTTPTAAVSESPSSSIGNAETTNSLSTISEATSLSETSKSSEATIGTFSETTILPTTPTDSESPSSSIGNAETTNTLSTISEATTLSETSKSSGATIGSSSETTILPTTPTDSESPSSSIANAETITSSSTISEATTLSETSKSSEGATGSSSETTILPTTATESESPSSSIAYAETTLSETSKSSEAKIGSSSETTILPTTPTDSESPSSSIGNAETTNSLSTISEATSLSETSKSSEATFGTFSETTILPTTPTDSESPSSSIGNTETANTLSTISEETTLSETSKSSEATIGSSSETTILPTTPTDSESPSSSIENAETANTLSTISEATTLSETSKSSGATIGSSSETTILPTTATDSESPSSSIANAETITSSSTISEATTLSETSKSSEAATGSSSETTILPTTTTDSESSSSSIGNAETTNSLSTISEATSLSKTSKSSGATIGSSSETTILPTTPTDSESPSSSIANAETITSSSTISEATTLSETSKSSEAATGSSSETTILPTTPTDSESPSSSIGNAETTNTLSTISEATTLPETSKSSGATIGSSSETTILPTTPTDSESPSSSIENAETANTLSMISEATTLSETSKSSGATIGSSSETTILPTTPTDSESPSSYITNAETITSSSTISEETTLPETSKSSEAATGSSSETTILPTTPTDSESPSSSIGNAETTNTLSTISEATTLPETSKSSGATIGSSSETTILPTTPTDSESPSSSIENAETANTLSTISEATTLSETSKSSGATIGSSSETTILPTTPTDSESPSSSIANAETITSSSTISEATTFSETSKSSEATTGSSSETTILPTTATATDSESPSSSIANAETALSETSKSSEATIGSSSETTILPTTATATDSESPSSSIANAETITSSSTISEATTLSETSKSSEGATGSSSETTILPTTATESESPSSSIAYAETTLSETSKSSEATIGTFSETTILPTTPTDSESPSSSIGNAETTNSLSTISEATSLSETSKSSEATFGTFSETTILPTTPTDSESPSFSIANAETITSSSTISEATTLSETSKSSEATIGSSSETTILPTTPTDSESPSSSIANAETITSSSTISEATTLSETSKSSEATIGSSSGTTILPTTPTATDSESPSSSIGNAETTNSLSTIFEATTLSETS comes from the coding sequence AtggaattatgtaaatttttcgcCCTCTCCGTTTGTATGATAACACTTGTTGTAATCAATTCCACGCATCTTTCTGCGAAATGGGTAgacaatatttgtttttcacaCGTTAAGCAAAAATTAGAATCTGCACAAATTAGAAATGAAATTCAAATAAGTAAATGTGGTGGAAACGATAGAGATTGCctaaaaaatgcagaaaacgAATATATATTAGCAAAGCTGGAAATTAACAGAGAATATAAGTATTGTATAATAGCGGAATGTGACAAGGTTACAAGCACGTTCGATATGCAAACAGTGGATACACGATTAAAGCGAGAATATTGTAAGCAATTCCTTACAACAGGAAATCGTCGTAAACGATGCTTTGGGAATATAAATACCTTTTCGGATACGTATGAAGAATTCTCCCATGACTCATCAATTTCGGCAACTGATGAAGATGACTCTTCGGTTATAGAAACCAGCAACTCTGAATCTTCTGATCATGATGAGGACTCGTCCTCGGGGGAAGATGAAAGCAGCTCCTTAAGTATTGAAGAATCATCTTTTGACTCTTCTGGAGCAGCGACATATTTAGATAAGTCTTCGAGTATGGAAATCAGTGACTATAAATCtattgatgatgatgaggaTTCGTCCTCGGGGAAAGATAAAAGCAGCTCCTTTAGTAATGAAGAATTATCCCTTGAATCCTCAGGTGCAGAATCAGATGACGATAAGTCTTCGAGTATGGAAATCAGTGACTCTAAATctattgatgatgatgaagattCGTCCTCCCTGGGGGAAGATAAAAGCAGCTCCTTTAGTAATGAAGAATTATCCCTTGAATCTTCAGGTGCTGAATCAGATGTCGATAGGTCTTCGAGTATGGAAATCAGTGACTATAAATCCATTGATGATGATGAGGATTCGTGCTCGGAAGAATTATCACTTAAATCTTCAAGTGCAGACACAGATGTCGATAAGTCTTCGAGTATGGAAACCGCAAAATCAGGATTTATTGATGATGATGAGCATCCGTTTTCAAACGAGTCTGAGTCCTCTGATAATGGCGAAATAGAATACTACACCAAAGAAGATTCATCTATGTTTTTGGCGGGCAATAGCTCTGAATTTTCTAACGAAACTAACGAACGGAGTTACGAGGAAAAATACTTAGAATCTTCGGCAGCACAAACGGTTGAAGAAAATTCTGAGCCAATCTCCACAAGCGAATCATCTGAACTGGAAAGCAAAGAAGACGATTCCTTACATCAAAATGAATATTACGAATCCCAATCATCTGGCACAATACTAGGCTCATCTTTCGAAACAACAATTGCATCAACCGTGGCTACAGATTATGAATCTCCGTCGTCTTCAGTCGGAAATGCAGAAACAACAAACACATTATCTACGATCTCCGAAGCAACCACTTTATCTGAAACCTCGAAATCATCTGAAACAAAAATTGGATCTTCTTCCGAAACAACAATTCTGCCAACCACGGCTACAGCTACAGATTCTGAATCTCCGTCGTCTTCAATCGCAAATGCAGAAACAACAAACACATTATCTACGATCTCCGAAGCAACCactttgtctgaaacctcgaaatCTTCTGAAGCAACAACTGGCTCTTCTTCCGAAACAACAATTCTGCCAACCACGGCTACAGCTACAGATTCTGAATCTCCGTCGTCTTCAATCGCAAATGCAGAAACAGCTTTATCTGAAACCTCGAAATCATCTGAAGCAACAATTGGCTCTTCTTCCGAAACAACAATTCTATCAACTGCAGCAACACCCACTTTAACTGAGACCTCCCAATTATCTGAAGCAGCAACTGGCTCTTCTTCCGCAACAACAATTCTGCCAACCACGGCTACAGAATCTCAGTCTCCGTCGTCTTCAATCGCAAATGCAGAAACAACTTTATCTGAAACCTCGAAATCATCTGAAGCAACAATTGGCTCTTCTTCCGAAACAACAATTCTGCCAACCACGCCTACAGATTCTGAATCACCGTCGTCTTCAATTGGAAATGCAGAAACAACAAACTCATTATCTACGATCTCCGAAGCAACCAGTTTATCTGAAACCTCGAAGTCATCTGAAGCAGCAACTGGCTCTTCTTCCGAAACAACAATTCTGCCAACCACGGCTACAGAATCTCAGTCTCCGTCGTCTTCAATCGCAAATGCAGAAACAACTTTATCTGAAACCTCGAAGTCATCTGAAGCAACAATTGGCTCTACTTCCAAAACAACAATCCTGCCAACCACGGCTACAGCTACAGATTCTGAATCTCCGTCGTCTTCAATCGGAAATGCAGAAACAACAAACACATTATCTACGATCTCCGAAGCAACCactttgtctgaaacctcgaaatCTTCTGAAGCAACAACTGGCTCTTCTTCCGAAACAACAATTCTGCCAACCACGGCTACAGCTACAGATTCTGAATCTCCGTCGTCTTCAATCGCAAATGCAGAAACAGCTTTATCTGAAACCTCGAAATCATCTGAAGCAACAATTGGCTCTTCTTCCGAAACAACAATTCTGCCAACCACGGCTACAGCTACAGATTCTGAATCACCGTCGTCTTCAATTGGAAATGCAGAAACAACAACCTCATTATCTACGATCTCCGAAGCAACCACTTTATCTGAAACCTCGAAATCATCTGAAGCAAAAATTGGGTCTTCTTCCGAAACAACAATTCTGCCAACCACGGCTACAGCTACAGATTCTGAATCACCGTCGTCTTCAATTGGAAATGCAGAAACAACAAACACATTATCTACGATCTCCGAAGCAACCactttgtctgaaacctcgaaatCATCTGAAGCAACAATTGGCTCTTCTTCCGAAACAACAATCCTGCCAACCACGGCCACAGAGGCTGAGTCTCCGTCGTCTTCAATTGGGCATGCAGAAACCACTTTATCTGAAACCTCGAAATCGCCTGAAGCAACAATTGGCTCTTCTTCCGAAACAACAATCCTGCCAACCACGGCTACAGATTCTGAATCTTCGTCGTCTTCAATCGAAAATGCAGAAACAACAAACTTATTATCCACGATCTCCGAAGCAACCAGTTTATCTGAAACCTCGAAATCATCTGAAGCAACAATTGGCTCTTCTTCCGAAACAACAATCCTGCCAACGACGCCGACAGATTCTGAATCTTCGTCGTCTTCAAtcgaaaatgaagaaacaacAAACACATTATCTACGATCTCCGAAGCAACCAGTTTATCTGAAACCTCGAAATCATCTGAAGCAACAATTGGCTCTTCTTCCGAAACAACAATTCTATCAACTGCAGCAACATCCACTTCAACTGAGACCTCCCATTTATCTGAAGCAACAACTGGCTCTTCTTCCGAAACAACAATTCTGCCAACCACGGCTACAGCTACAGATTCTGAATCTCCGTCGTCTTCAATTGGAAATACAGAAACAACAAACTCATTATCTACGATCTCCGAAGCAACCAGTTTATCTGAAACCTCGAAGTCATCTGAAGCAACAATTGGCACTTTTTCCGAAACAACAATCCTGCCGACCACACCTACAGATTCTGAATCTCCGTCGTCTTCAAtcgaaaatgaagaaacaacAAACACATTATCTACGATCTCCGAAGCAACCACTTTATCTGAAACCTCGAAGTCTTCTGAAGCAACAATTGGCTCTTCTTCCGAAACGACAATTCTGCCAACCACGGCTACAGCTACAGAATCTGAATCTCCGAAGTCTTCAATTGGAAATACAGAAACAACAAACTCATTATCTACGATCTCCGAAGCAACCACTTTATCTGAAACCTCGAAATCATCTGAAGCAAAAATTGGGTCTTCTTCCGAAACAACAATTCTGCCAACCACGGCTACAGATTCTGAATCTCCGTCGTCTTCGAGCGCAAATGCAGAAACAATAACCTCATCATCTACGATCTCCGAAGAAACCACTTTATCTGAAACCTCGAAATCATCTGAAGCAACAATTGGCACTTTTTCCGAAACAACAATTCTGCCAACCACGCCTACAGCTACAGTTTCTGAATCACCGTCGTCTTCAATTGGAAATGCAGAAACAACAAACTCATTATCTACGATCTCCGAAGCAACCAGTTTATCTGAAACCTCGAAGTCATCTGAAGCAACAATTGGCACTTTTTCCGAAACAACAATCCTGCCAACCACGCCTACAGATTCTGAATCACCGTCGTCTTCAATTGGAAATGCAGAAACAACAAACACATTATCGACGATCTCCGAAGCAACCACTTTGTCGGAAACCTCGAAATCGTCTGGAGCAACAATTGGGTCTTCTTCCGAAACAACAATCCTGCCAACCACGCCTACAGATTCTGAATCTCCGTCGTCTTCGATCGCAAATGCAGAAACAATAACCTCATCATCTACGATCTCCGAAGCAACCACTTTGTCGGAAACCTCGAAATCATCTGAAGGAGCAACTGGCTCTTCTTCCGAAACAACAATTCTGCCAACCACGGCTACAGAATCTGAGTCTCCGTCGTCTTCAATCGCATATGCAGAAACAACTTTATCTGAAACCTCGAAATCATCTGAAGCAAAAATTGGATCTTCTTCCGAAACAACAATTCTGCCAACCACGCCTACAGATTCTGAATCACCGTCGTCTTCAATTGGAAATGCAGAAACAACAAACATATTATCTACGATCTCCGAAGCAACCAGTTTATCTGAAACCTCGAAGTCATCTCAAGCAACAATTGGCACTTTTTCCGAAACAACAATCCTGCCAACCACGCCTACAGATTCTGAATCACCGTCGTCTTCAATTGGaaatgcagcaacaacaaacacattaTCGACGATCTCCGAAGCAACCACTTTGTCGGAAACCTCGAAATCGTCTGAAGCAACAACTGGCTCTTCTTCCGAAACAACAATTCTGCCAACCACGGCTACAGAATCTCAGTCTCCGTCGTCTTCAATCGCAAATGCAGAAACAACTTTATCTGAAACCTCGAAGTCATCTGAAGCAACAATTGGCTCTACTTCCAAAACAACAATCCTGCCAACCACGGCTACAGCTACAGATTCTGAATCTCCGTCGTCTTCAATCGGAAATGCAGAAACAACAAACACATTATCTACGATCTCCGAAGCAACCactttgtctgaaacctcgaaatCTTCTGAAGCAACAACTGGCTCTTCTTCCGAAACAACAATTCTGCCAACCACGGCTACAGCTACAGATTCTGAATCTCCGTCGTCTTCAATCGCAAATGCAGAAACAGCTTTATCTGAAACCTCGAAATCATCTGAAGCAACAATTGGCTCTTCTTCCGAAACAACAATTCTGCCAACCACGGCTACAGCTACAGATTCTGAATCACCGTCGTCTTCAATTGGAAATGCAGAAACAACAACCTCATTATCTACGATCTCCGAAGCAACCACTTTATCTGAAACCTCGAAATCATCTGAAGCAAAAATTGGGTCTTCTTCCGAAACAACAATTCTGCCAACCACGGCTACAGCTACAGATTCTGAATCACCGTCGTCTTCAATTGGAAATGCAGAAACAACAAACACATTATCTACGATCTCCGAAGCAACCactttgtctgaaacctcgaaatCATCTGAAGCAACAATTGGCTCTTCTTCCGAAACAACAATCCTGCCAACCACGGCCACAGAGGCTGAGTCTCCGTCGTCTTCAATTGGGCATGCAGAAACCACTTTATCTGAAACCTCGAAATCGCCTGAAGCAACAATTGGCTCTTCTTCCGAAACAACAATCCTGCCAACCACGGCTACAGATTCTGAATCTTCGTCGTCTTCAATCGAAAATGCAGAAACAACAAACTTATTATCCACGATCTCCGAAGCAACCAGTTTATCTGAAACCTCGAAATCATCGGAAGCAACAATTGGCTCTTCTTCCGAAACAACAATCCTGCCAACCACGCCTACAGATTCTGAATCTTCGTCGTCTTCAAtcgaaaatgaagaaacaacAAACACATTATCTACGATCTCCGAAGCAACCAGTTTATCTGAAACCTCGAAATCATCTGAAGCAACAATTGGCTCTTCTTCCGAAACAACAATTCTATCAACTGCAGCAACATCCACTTCAACTGAGACCTCCCATTTATCTGAAGCAACAACTGGCTCTTCTTCCGAAACAACAATTCTGCCAACCACGGCTACAGCTACAGATTCTGAATCTCCGTCGTCTTCAATTGGAAATACAGAAACAACAAACTCATTATCTACGATCTCCGAAGCAACCAGTTTATCTGAAACCTCGAAGTCGTCTGAAGCAACAATTGGCACTTTTTCCGAAACAACAATCCTGCCAACCACGCCTACAGATTCTGAATCTCCGTCGTCTTCAAtcgaaaatgaagaaacaacAAACACATTATCTACGATCTCCGAAGCAACCACTTTATCTGAAACCTCGAAGTCTTCTGAAGCAACAATTGGCTCTTCTTCCGAAACGACAATTCTGCCAACCACGGCTACAGCTACAGAATCTGAATCTCCGAAGTCTTCAATTGGAAATACAGAAACAACAAACTCATTATCTACGATCTCCGAAGCAACCACTTTATCTGAAACCTCGAAATCATCTGAAGCAAAAATTGGGTCTTCTTCCGAAACAACAATTCTGCCAACCACGGCTACAGCTACAGATGCTGAATCTCCGTCGTCTTCAATTGGAAATGCAGAAACAACAACCTCATCATCTACGATCTCCGAAGCAACCAGTTTATCTGAAACCTCGAAGTCTTCTGAAGCAACAATTGGCTCTTCTTCCGAAACGACAATTCTGCCAAAAACGGCTACAGCTACAGATTCTGAATCTCCGTCGTCTTCAATCGCAAATACAGAAACCACAAACTCATTATCTACGATCTCCGAAGCAACCACTTTATCTGAAATCTCGAAGTCATCTGAGGCAACAATTGGCTCTTCTTCCGAAACAACAATTCCGCTAACCACGGCTACAGATTATGAATCTCCGTCGTCTTCAATCGAAAATGCAGAAACAACAAACTCATTATCTACGATCTCCGAGGCAATCACTTTACCCGAAACCTCGAAATCATCTGAAGCAACAATTGGCtcttttttcgaaataacaatCCTGCCAACCACGGATACAGATTTTGAATCTCCGTCGTCTTCAATCGCAAATGCAGAAATAATAATCTCATCATCTACGATCTCCGAAGCAACCACTTTATCTGAAACCTCGAAATCATCTGAAGCAACAATTGGGTCTTCTTCCGAAACGACAATTCTGCCAACCACGGCTACAGATTCTGAATCTCCGTCGTCTTCGAGCGCAAATGCAGAAACAATAACCTCATCATCTACGATCTCCGAAGAAACCACTTTATCTGAAACCTCGAAATCATCTGAAGCAACAATTGGCACTTTTTCCGAAACAACAATTCTGCCAACCACGCCTACAGCTGCAGTTTCTGAATCACCGTCGTCTTCAATTGGAAATGCAGAAACAACAAACTCATTATCTACGATCTCCGAAGCAACCAGTTTATCTGAAACCTCGAAGTCATCTGAAGCAACAATTGGCACTTTTTCCGAAACAACAATCCTGCCAACCACGCCTACAGATTCTGAATCACCGTCGTCTTCAATTGGAAATGCAGAAACAACAAACACATTATCGACGATCTCCGAAGCAACCACTTTGTCGGAAACCTCGAAATCGTCTGGAGCAACAATTGGGTCTTCTTCCGAAACAACAATCCTGCCAACCACGCCTACAGATTCTGAATCTCCGTCGTCTTCGATCGCAAATGCAGAAACAATAACCTCATCATCTACGATCTCCGAAGCAACCACTTTGTCGGAAACCTCGAAATCATCTGAAGGAGCAACTGGCTCTTCTTCCGAAACAACAATTCTGCCAACCACGGCTACAGAATCTGAGTCTCCGTCGTCTTCAATCGCATATGCAGAAACAACTTTATCTGAAACCTCGAAATCATCTGAAGCAAAAATTGGATCTTCTTCCGAAACAACAATTCTGCCAACCACGCCTACAGATTCTGAATCACCGTCGTCTTCAATTGGAAATGCAGAAACAACAAACTCATTATCTACGATCTCCGAAGCAACCAGTTTATCTGAAACCTCGAAGTCATCTGAAGCAACATTTGGCACTTTTTCCGAAACAACAATCCTGCCAACCACGCCTACAGATTCTGAATCTCCGTCGTCTTCAATTGGAAATACAGAAACAGCAAACACATTATCGACGATCTCCGAAGAAACCACTTTGTCGGAAACCTCGAAATCATCTGAAGCAACAATTGGCTCTTCTTCCGAAACAACAATCCTGCCAACCACGCCTACAGATTCTGAATCTCCGTCGTCTTCAATCGAAAATGCAGAAACAGCAAACACATTATCGACGATCTCCGAAGCAACCACTTTGTCGGAAACCTCGAAATCGTCTGGAGCAACAATTGGGTCTTCTTCCGAAACGACAATTCTGCCAACCACGGCTACAGATTCTGAATCTCCGTCGTCTTCGATCGCAAATGCAGAAACAATAACCTCATCATCTACGATCTCCGAAGCAACCACTTTGTCGGAAACCTCGAAATCATCTGAAGCAGCAACTGGCTCTTCTTCCGAAACAACAATTCTGCCAACCACGACTACAGATTCTGAATCATCGTCGTCTTCAATTGGAAATGCAGAAACCACAAACTCATTATCTACGATCTCCGAAGCAACCAGTTTATCTAAAACCTCGAAATCGTCTGGAGCAACAATTGGGTCTTCTTCCGAAACAACAATCCTGCCAACCACGCCTACAGATTCTGAATCTCCGTCGTCTTCGATCGCAAATGCAGAAACAATAACCTCATCATCTACCATCTCCGAAGCAACCACTTTGTCGGAAACCTCGAAATCATCTGAAGCAGCAACTGGCTCTTCTTCCGAAACAACAATTCTGCCAACCACGCCTACAGATTCTGAATCACCGTCGTCTTCAATTGGAAATGCAGAAACAACAAACACATTATCGACGATCTCCGAAGCAACCACTTTGCCGGAAACCTCGAAATCGTCTGGAGCAACAATTGGGTCTTCTTCCGAAACTACAATTCTGCCAACCACGCCTACAGATTCTGAATCTCCGTCGTCTTCAATCGAAAATGCAGAAACAGCAAACACATTATCGATGATCTCCGAAGCAACCACTTTGTCGGAAACCTCGAAATCGTCTGGAGCAACAATTGGGTCTTCTTCCGAAACAACAATCCTGCCAACCACGCCTACAGATTCTGAATCTCCGTCGTCTTATATCACAAATGCAGAAACAATAACCTCATCATCTACGATCTCCGAAGAAACCACTTTACCTGAAACCTCGAAATCATCTGAAGCAGCAACTGGCTCTTCTTCCGAAACAACAATTCTGCCAACCACGCCTACAGATTCTGAATCACCGTCGTCTTCAATTGGAAATGCAGAAACAACAAACACATTATCGACGATCTCCGAAGCAACCACTTTGCCGGAAACCTCGAAATCGTCTGGAGCAACAATTGGGTCTTCTTCCGAAACTACAATTCTGCCAACCACGCCTACAGATTCTGAATCTCCGTCGTCTTCAATCGAAAATGCAGAAACAGCAAACACATTATCGACGATCTCCGAAGCAACCACTTTGTCGGAAACCTCGAAATCGTCTGGAGCAACAATTGGGTCTTCTTCCGAAACAACAATCCTGCCAACCACGCCTACAGATTCTGAATCTCCGTCGTCTTCGATCGCAAATGCAGAAACAATAACCTCATCATCTACGATCTCCGAAGCAACCACTTTCTCTGAAACCTCGAAATCTTCTGAAGCAACAACTGGCTCTTCTTCCGAAACAACAATTCTGCCAACCACGGCTACAGCTACAGATTCTGAATCTCCGTCGTCTTCAATCGCAAATGCAGAAACAGCTTTATCTGAAACCTCGAAATCATCTGAAGCAACAATTGGCTCTTCTTCCGAAACAACAATTCTGCCAACCACGGCTACAGCTACAGATTCTGAATCTCCGTCGTCTTCGATCGCAAATGCAGAAACAATAACCTCATCATCTACGATCTCCGAAGCAACCACTTTGTCGGAAACCTCGAAATCATCTGAAGGAGCAACTGGCTCTTCTTCCGAAACAACAATTCTGCCAACCACGGCTACAGAATCTGAGTCTCCGTCGTCTTCAATCGCATATGCAGAAACAACTTTATCTGAAACCTCGAAATCATCTGAAGCAACAATTGGCACTTTTTCCGAAACAACAATTCTGCCAACCACGCCTACAGATTCTGAATCACCGTCGTCTTCAATTGGAAATGCAGAAACAACAAACTCATTATCTACGATCTCCGAAGCAACCAGTTTATCTGAAACCTCGAAGTCATCTGAAGCAACATTTGGCACTTTTTCCGAAACGACAATCCTGCCAACCACGCCTACAGATTCTGAATCTCCGTCGTTTTCGATCGCAAATGCAGAAACAATAACCTCATCATCTACGATCTCCGAAGCAACCACTTTGTCGGAAACCTCGAAATCGTCTGAAGCAACAATTGGGTCTTCTTCCGAAACTACAATTCTGCCAACCACGCCTACAGATTCTGAATCTCCGTCGTCTTCGATCGCAAATGCAGAAACAATAACCTCATCATCTACGATCTCCGAAGCAACCACTTTATCTGAAACCTCGAAGTCATCTGAAGCAACAATTGGCTCTTCTTCCGGAACAACAATTCTGCCAACCACGCCTACAGCTACAGATTCTGAATCACCGTCGTCTTCAATCGGAAATGCAGAAACAACAAACTCATTATCTACGATCTTCGAGGCAACCACTTTATCTGAAACCTCGTAA